Part of the Cervus elaphus chromosome 18, mCerEla1.1, whole genome shotgun sequence genome is shown below.
AAAATTGAATTTGGGGAGGGGTGGTGTGATCTCTCTAAACATAAGGCAGAAACCATAGAAGCCTTTTACTTTAAAAGgagtgtcccccacccccaaagtgaaataaaactaatttcccaacttttttttttaaagtactgatttacaatatcatattcgtttcaggtatacagcatggTGAATCaaagtttttataatttatactccatttacagttattataaaatatttgctatattttctGTGATCTACaatgtatccttgtagcttatttatatCTCTGTAGTATACCTACCTTTATCTtgctcctcccttcttccctctccttatTGGTAGCCACAAGTTTTTCTCTGTATGTGTGAGTCAGTTTCTTGTTATATTCAGTAGGTTGTTTTATCTTATGTTTTAGATttaacatataagtgataacataacagtatttgtttttctctgtttgatttatttcactaagcataatatcctcTATGTCTATTCAGATTGTTGCAAAGGgtaacatttcattcttttaaggctgagtagtattccattgtttatgtacaccacaacttctttatcttctttgtctgTTGGAGGACACTTAGGATGCTTCCCTGtcgtggctattgtaaataatgctgctaagaacattgagatgcctgtatcttttttttttttttgcgatgcctgtatcttttttaattatcttcagatacatacccaggagtcAATTTcccaactttttaaaatgaacaaacagaaaagtGGGCAAAGGGACATAAGCAaattcacaaaagagaaaatacagttaATAAATAACTACATGAAAAACAAGTCAGTTAACTAGTAATTTATGAAGCAACATTCAAAACAATAAGAAAGAACaactttaaatttgaaaaaagtcTGTATTTTCAATGATATGGAAAAGAGGGCATTTCTCATAAGAAAACCAATAAATTTTTCTCGAAGATAGTTtagaaaacgtttgaaaaatacACTTTGCCTTTGACCGGCCAGTTCCCCacttctagaatttttaaatcAGGCATCTGCAATAAAATATGAACCCAtgatacagaaaagtagaaaatgtgCAGTTATGTTGCAATTAAGAATCTtgttataaaagaatatttaataggACGGAAGAAAattcacaacattgttaagcaaaAAAGGCAGAATACATCTTTGTAAGGCATTACCCCAACCTCAAATAAGCACAGATAAGCCTAGAAAAAATGCCCGATGatatgtatgttgttgttcagtggctaagtcgtgtccgactcttgcatgccaggcttctctgtcttccagtatttcctggagtttgctcaaattcatacccTAAAGGATTCCTGACGGTGATACATACCAAGGCATTAAATGCAACTGGCATTTTACATTACATTTAATGTAAATGTATGAGGTAAGTATGAGAAATCTGCGTATTTTGTTTCCTATTAATGCAACAGATTTTGTGTTTTAGGAATAATTGTACAGGAGAACGGATACATGGATGCGTACGGCTGAGTCtcgtccacctgaaactgtcacaacctTGTTACTCAGCTACActccccaatacaaaataaagcttttaaaaaattgtacaatTAGAAAGTTGCCTGTGTTGAAAAGCACGAGAGTACGTGAAACGGTCCAAGCCGAGAAAACCCAGTAAGTGTTTCGTTGGGAAAGCCAAGGCCACCTGCTAGACGGTGAGTCAGGGACGCAGACTCGCACCTGCCTCCGCACTCGCCCTTGGGATGCGGTGCGTTTCCAAGCGCAGCGCCCTGAGTGCCAGGACCGCCCGCGCCCCGGGTCCCGCAGCCACGGAAGCCGGGGCGCCTGCGCTCGGCTGATTTCTGGAAGCGAGGGCAACCCGTTTTCAAAGTTCACCCCATCgggcctttccttttctccagctcTTAACTACCCAGAAGCCGACTGTCTCCGGTCAGCCGTGCCCCCAGCCGCGGCTCAGCCGCTGCGCTATTCAGGTTCTGCAGCGCGGCCAAAGGTCCAGGTGGCCGGAGAACCGGAGGGGGGCggccgggtggggtggggggtcgaGGAGCGCCCTCGCCAAGGCTCGGGCCAGCGAGGCCGGGTCTCGCCGAGTGACCGCGGTCCGGCCACGCGGTCGCCCAGGGACGCGCGCCCGCCGGGAGGGACAAAGGGTCGGGGAAACCTGAGCCAGGCCCGTCCGGGAAAAATCCGGCCGGTGGTCGCCATGGCAACGGAGTCGCGCCCCCGCGCAGCCCGCGAGGGGGCGCTGGGGGCGGGAGAGGGGCCCCGCGCGGCCGGCCCCGCGGCCCGCCCCGCCCTCCGGCCGCGGCCGCCGGCCCGAGCCCGCGACTGACCCTCGGCAGCTCCTGTAGTCACGTGGCGCTGGGAaccggcggggtgggggggtgctggGCACGGGCCTGGCGGTGGTGAACCCGAACCTGCTGCTGTTGCCGCGGCGGGGTGGCGAGCGCGGCCGCCGGCGCCGGCTTTCGGGCCTCATGGACGCGCGACGCGCCTCCGCGCTCCCCGCCGGAGAGGTTCGTCCCGGGCAGGGCGCGGGGTTCCACGCGGgcccgtggtggtggtggtggcggcggcgaaggcggggggggggggggcggccctACCTGCGGGGCGCGTGACCGTGTGCGCGCTGTGTTGGGGGGGTGCACTGCTGGACCGAGTCGGGGGGCGAGTCCGCGCACCTGCGCGCAGGCTCCGCGAGCCGCGCTCTGCGTGGGGACCGGAGGGGGGGGGGGCCCTTCGGAGAGCACGGAGCCGTGTGTCCGCGAACGTGgacgggggggagggggtggcaaaGCACATGCTTGAATACAAAAGGGGGGGTGTGTGGGGGTCTGCACGGCCCTCTGCCACCCGGGACGCGGCAGGAGACTCTGCCCGAGTCCTCGTCACAGGAGCGCGCCTGGCAGCCCCTCCTGGGAACCCGGCCTGGAATTCCTGtcgggaggagggtgggggaaggggagccaGCGGGGATTTCAGAGTTCCTGCCCTCGGCCTGGGGGCCTTTGGCCATTAGCATGGACAGTTCGTGCTGTGACCTTACCAGGGGAGGAAGTGAGCCTTCAACGCAGCCCCGGGCTTCCTTGGTGAAGGGGGCACGTTCAGTTATTAATCCGATGGCCACTGAGGTCACTCTGCCCAGCAGGGtgccggggtgggggagggggccgtgGCTGCCGAGGACACAAAGATGACTTCCCTCGGGGAGCGCTGAGCTTCACGCACGcgtcctctcccctccccgcagGTAAGGCTGGCCTCTCTGCCACCGGAGGTCTGAGCTCTGCCATGGGGGTAGGGGTGTCTTTACTGCTGCAGTTTTCGCTGACATCCGGGGGCTACCCGAGTGTGGGCCGAAGCAGGCGCTCCAGCCGCAGAAGTATCCCCGGGAACATCCCCAGGAGGAGCTGGGCCAAGCCTCATCTCCAGCTCCACAGCCTCCAGGGTAGAGTGTGGCCTTCTTTGTTGGGTTCTCGCACCATTTCGTGGCCCCAGTGCCCcgctgcggggggtgggggggagaggggggagaaGGGGGGGCTGAGGGCGGGGGGAGAGGGGGGATGTTTCAGGTTCATCACATCCTGGGAGTCTTCCCAGGGCTCATTCTGGCCGCTGGGAATGAGTCATGTCTCTGCTCCTGGAGAGGAGTACAGGTTCGGGGGAACTTCGGGGGAACTTGTGAGCAGGCAGTGAAGGTCCCTTAGGAGTCTCATCACCACCCCATCTGGCAGTGGGTGTAGGAGACTCCCCCGCAGGAGTCTGGGTTCTCCCCGTTCTGGAAGAGCTGCCCGTGGGGCAGCCCCTGGCGGGGCTGGGGCAGGCCGGGACAGGGGACAGAGATTAcaatctcctccttcctcccctttccGTGCCCCAGTAATCCCAGTCCCCCGAGGGTAGGCAGCGAGGCAGGCTCACCCCCGAGGGCAGCAGGCTGTGGGTGTTCTTTGGATTCAAGAGCGCTTTCCTTCCTGCAGTGTCCTCATCACGTGCgggggtggaggagggcaggCGGGCAGAATGCGGGCACAGTCTGGGCAGGCAGTGGCCTGGCATCGCGCTGGGCTGGCAGTAGTATCCGGAGCTCTCTCCTGCTCCCGAGAAGGGGTCGTTCTCACTGGCTCTCCTGGCCGTGGGAGGCTGAGGCTAGGGAGGTCAAAGTGCCTTCCCTAAGACGGGATTAGATGAGAGCCCTCGTCCGGGTTCTGCTGTAGGTTTACTCTGTGCCCCCCCGGGGCAAGTCCTGTCACCCTGTCGAGCCTGACAGTGGCTTCTTCCATCAGACAGGGAGTTCGTATCTCTTGTCCAGCCTCACTGAGTTGCTGCGAAGCTCAGATGTGACAAGAGCAAATAGAAACAAGTAGAGGGCGGCAGGGAAGCACTTGGGAAAGCATATAAAGCGCTGAAGGGGGAGGTGACTGCGTGTTTTGGTGAGTCCCAAGGCAGCAATCTTTGTGCAGCCAGCCCTGGCGTGTTTACTCCATGCCGGAGGGGGATTCCAAGAAGGGTCAGGGTTCTTCCTTCTAGTCGTTTCCAGGGCCAGTAAAGACTTAACAGCAGATTTACTTGAAATGCTTTCTAGAAACCCAAGATGGAAATAACGTAATAGGAGGAAACAGAAGAGTAGTCTAGTGGTCCTGATTCCAGGGCTGGAGGAGTGGAGGAGGCAGGCTCCTCTTGGGTCCTCTGGGAggagcttggggtgggggggcgcagGTTGTGTGGTTCTCCAGCGTGACTGTACCTTTCCACCCTCAGCAGAGGAAGAACCGATGCTGGAACGTCGCTGCCGGGGCCCGGTGGCCATGGGCCCCGTCCAGCCCCGACTCCTTTCTGGGCCCTCCCAGGAGTCGCCCCAGACTCTGGAGAAGGAGCCCCAGGGGCTGAGGTCGCGAGGCACCGCCGCGGCCCAGTCGGGCAGCCAGGCCCTAGGTCGGGCCCATCGCTGTGCCCACTGTCGGAGGCACTTCCCCGGCTGGGTGGCCCTCTGGCTTCATGCCCGGCGCTGCCAGGCCCGCCTGCCCCGGCCCTGTCCCGAGTGCGGCCGCCGCTTCCGCCACGCCCCTTTCTTGGCACTGCACTGCCAGGTCCATGCCGCTGCCACCCCAGACCTGGGCTTTGCCTGCCACCTCTGCGGGCAGAGCTTCCGAGGCTGGGTGGCCCTGGTTCTGCACCTGCGGGCCCACTCGGCGGCGAAACGGCCCATCGCCTGTCCAGCCTGCGAGAGACGCTTCTGGCGGAGAAAGCAGCTGCGGGCCCATTCGCGGCGCTGCCACCCCCCGGCCCCCGAGGCCCGGCCCTTCATCTGCGGCAACTGTGGCCGCAGCTTCGCCCAGTGGGACCAGCTGGTGACTCACAAGCGGGTCCACGTGGCCGAGGCGCTGGAGGAGGCGGCGGCCAAGGCCCTGGGGCCGCGGCCCCGGGGGCGCCCGGCAGTGACCGCGCCCCGGCCGGGCGGGGACGCCATCGACCGCCCGTTCCAGTGTGCCTGCTGTGGCAAGCGCTTCCGCCACAAGCCCAACCTGATCGCCCACCGCCGCGTGCACACGGGCGAGCGCCCGCACCAGTGCCCCGAGTGCGGGAAGCGCTTCACCAATAAGCCCTACCTGACCTCGCACCGGCGCAtccacacgggcgagaagccGTACCCGTGCACCGAGTGCGGTCGCCGCTTCCGCCACAAGCCCAACCTGCTGTCGCACAGCAAGATCCACAAGCGCTCCGAGGGCTCCGCGCAGGGCGGGCCCCAACCGCCCGCCGGCGCCCCGGAGCGCGCCCCGGAGCGCGCCCCGGAACCCCCTCCGGAGCCGGCCCCCGAGCCAGCTGAGGTCTCTGCTGGGCCCGGGCCGCCAGGCGCCAAGGCGGAGGCCCCGCCCTCCCTCCACACCTGCGCCGACTGTGGGCGGGGCTTCCGGCTGGAGCGCTTCCTGCGCGCGCACCAGCGGCAGCACGGCGGCGAGCGGCCCTTCGCGTGCGCCGAGTGCGGCAAGCACTTCGGCAAGAAGACGCACCTGGTAGCGCACTCCCGGGTGCACT
Proteins encoded:
- the REPIN1 gene encoding replication initiator 1 isoform X2 — its product is MGVGVSLLLQFSLTSGGYPSVGRSRRSSRRSIPGNIPRRSWAKPHLQLHSLQEEEPMLERRCRGPVAMGPVQPRLLSGPSQESPQTLEKEPQGLRSRGTAAAQSGSQALGRAHRCAHCRRHFPGWVALWLHARRCQARLPRPCPECGRRFRHAPFLALHCQVHAAATPDLGFACHLCGQSFRGWVALVLHLRAHSAAKRPIACPACERRFWRRKQLRAHSRRCHPPAPEARPFICGNCGRSFAQWDQLVTHKRVHVAEALEEAAAKALGPRPRGRPAVTAPRPGGDAIDRPFQCACCGKRFRHKPNLIAHRRVHTGERPHQCPECGKRFTNKPYLTSHRRIHTGEKPYPCTECGRRFRHKPNLLSHSKIHKRSEGSAQGGPQPPAGAPERAPERAPEPPPEPAPEPAEVSAGPGPPGAKAEAPPSLHTCADCGRGFRLERFLRAHQRQHGGERPFACAECGKHFGKKTHLVAHSRVHSGERPFACEECGRRFSQGSHLAAHRRDHAPERPFVCPDCGKAFRHKPYLAAHRRIHTGEKPYVCPECGKAFSQKSNLVSHRRIHTGERPYACPDCDRSFSQKSNLITHRKSHIRDGAFCCAICGQTFDDEGKLLAHQKKHDV
- the REPIN1 gene encoding replication initiator 1 isoform X3, which translates into the protein MLERRCRGPVAMGPVQPRLLSGPSQESPQTLEKEPQGLRSRGTAAAQSGSQALGRAHRCAHCRRHFPGWVALWLHARRCQARLPRPCPECGRRFRHAPFLALHCQVHAAATPDLGFACHLCGQSFRGWVALVLHLRAHSAAKRPIACPACERRFWRRKQLRAHSRRCHPPAPEARPFICGNCGRSFAQWDQLVTHKRVHVAEALEEAAAKALGPRPRGRPAVTAPRPGGDAIDRPFQCACCGKRFRHKPNLIAHRRVHTGERPHQCPECGKRFTNKPYLTSHRRIHTGEKPYPCTECGRRFRHKPNLLSHSKIHKRSEGSAQGGPQPPAGAPERAPERAPEPPPEPAPEPAEVSAGPGPPGAKAEAPPSLHTCADCGRGFRLERFLRAHQRQHGGERPFACAECGKHFGKKTHLVAHSRVHSGERPFACEECGRRFSQGSHLAAHRRDHAPERPFVCPDCGKAFRHKPYLAAHRRIHTGEKPYVCPECGKAFSQKSNLVSHRRIHTGERPYACPDCDRSFSQKSNLITHRKSHIRDGAFCCAICGQTFDDEGKLLAHQKKHDV
- the REPIN1 gene encoding replication initiator 1 isoform X1, whose protein sequence is MGVGVSLLLQFSLTSGGYPSVGRSRRSSRRSIPGNIPRRSWAKPHLQLHSLQAEEEPMLERRCRGPVAMGPVQPRLLSGPSQESPQTLEKEPQGLRSRGTAAAQSGSQALGRAHRCAHCRRHFPGWVALWLHARRCQARLPRPCPECGRRFRHAPFLALHCQVHAAATPDLGFACHLCGQSFRGWVALVLHLRAHSAAKRPIACPACERRFWRRKQLRAHSRRCHPPAPEARPFICGNCGRSFAQWDQLVTHKRVHVAEALEEAAAKALGPRPRGRPAVTAPRPGGDAIDRPFQCACCGKRFRHKPNLIAHRRVHTGERPHQCPECGKRFTNKPYLTSHRRIHTGEKPYPCTECGRRFRHKPNLLSHSKIHKRSEGSAQGGPQPPAGAPERAPERAPEPPPEPAPEPAEVSAGPGPPGAKAEAPPSLHTCADCGRGFRLERFLRAHQRQHGGERPFACAECGKHFGKKTHLVAHSRVHSGERPFACEECGRRFSQGSHLAAHRRDHAPERPFVCPDCGKAFRHKPYLAAHRRIHTGEKPYVCPECGKAFSQKSNLVSHRRIHTGERPYACPDCDRSFSQKSNLITHRKSHIRDGAFCCAICGQTFDDEGKLLAHQKKHDV